The sequence GATTTAGGTTATGCTGAGCTTGTGGAAGAACGAAAGATCGGCGATGATAAGCTGGTCTTTGTCGAAGGCTGCAGAAACCCTAAATCGGTTTCAATTTTGATTCGTGCTGGTTTAGAACGAATGGTAGACGAGGCTGACCGAATTTTGCATGATGTGTTGTCAGTTATTGCAGATGTATACAAGAAAAATAAGGTTGTAGCTGGGGGTGGAGCCACGGAAACTGAAGTTGCGAAACAACTACGCGAGTATGCCGTTCAAGTAGGTGGTAGAGCCCAGTTGGCCGTTGAAGCTTTTGCAAAATCTTTGGAAATAATTCCTCGAACATTGGCTGAAAATGCCGGCTTGGAACAAATCGACATCTTGGTTAACTTGCGGTCTGCTCATGAGAAATCCAAAGGAAGTTTTATGGGTGTGGATGTTTTCAGTGGTAAGATTGTTGACATGCTCGAAAAAGGAGTTATCGAACCGTTAAGCGTTAAGGAACAGGCAATCAAATCAGCGTCAGAAGCATCAACCATGATTTTGAGGATTGACGATGTAATATCTGGTAAAACCACTGGGGCTCCCGGAGGTCCAAGTGGTATGCCTCCTGAATACTAAGCATTTTGCAAAGTTAACTTGTTCAAAAATGAACAGCAGACGACGAAGCTTGCTCATGATTATTTTTTGGCACAAGCTTCTCTTTTTAGTTTGCGCCTTTTATTAGACTGGTTCTTTTTTTCAACAATATCTAAAATTTGCCCTAGAACATCTAATGTGTCTGACAGATGAAAACTAGAGTAACCTGCTTTTTCGATATTGTTTTCAAAATAAATCCTGTTCTCCCTAAAGGTTTTACTTGCAAGGTTAAGGACATTTCTAACTTCGGCTAATTCGGAGGGATGCGCAAGAAGGGATGAATTATACGTAGAAGTATGTATTTTTTCAATCTTTTTGTTAACTTTTACAGTCATTTCTTCTAATTTTTTGATATCGGCGCTCATACCTAAACAGTGAAAATTAGTCTTAATATAGGTTTATTGCGCTTTTCATGCTGGAATCGAATCTAACTCAGGATTTTTTGCATTCATAACAATTTACTGTGTCTTTTGTTAAATATAATGTTACACAAAAAAAGGGCATTTTAGTTAAGTAATTCTGGGTAATGAGAACAACTTAATCTGGTGTGGATTGAACAAATGTTGTTAATTTATTCAGAAACCGGTTTAACTTTGACAGCTCTTGGTCCTTTATCTCCTGCTGTCACTTCAAACTCTACTTTTTCTCCTTCTATGAGGCTGTTTTTTCCCTCAATTTCAGAGTTATGAACAAAGATGTCTTTTCCATCTTCGCCTTTAATGAACCCAAAGCCTTTTCGGTCGATCCATTTTGCAACTGTACCCTTTACCATATTTTTCACCTCTTTGTTCGTGTAGCTTTACCTTCTGCTCGAGCTATATATAGCTTGCATACGCACCCACATCGAGACATAACCCCTCAATATGGATACAGCAGCCCAAAAGCTCGATTAAGTTTAGGTTTGGGGTTTAAACTTCAATTTTTTGGTTTGAACAGTTTAAAGAAACAATAAACTTGAAAACAGCCTTTTTGAGAAAAAAATTTGGTATATCAAAAACCGAAACTTACCTTAAATGAATTCGATTAACTGCTCTTTTTTGTGAGTGCGTGAATTTTTAGTTCCCCCTGTTGTCACAATCTAGTTTGTGCGCATTCATTTCACCATTTCTTCACCTTTGTTTTCTTGTTGTCAACCAACAAAACAATAAAGCACCAACAAATAACAAGAAAGGGTACAGCAGGCTGAAAAACATGGACCAAATAGTATACAACCCCATCGGAGTGGTTTATTCTCCTTTCAACGAACCTAAAGATGTTCCCATACAATCCGCCGCCGCAAAAGGAGTCAAAGGAACCATCCAAATACACCAACAATACATAAACGGACTACAAGACCTAGACGGATTTTCCCACTTGATTTTAATATACCATTTCCATCTGGCTAAACCGTATTCTTCACTGGTTACCCCATTTTTAGACAAAAAACAACACGGACTATTTTCCACCCGCGCTCCGTCTCGACCTAACCCCATCGGGATTTCAGTGGTTCGCCTCGACAAAATCGAAAAAAACGTTCTTCACATACAGGACGTAGACATAATAAATCAAACCCCCCTGCTAGACATCAAACCATACGTTCCCGCTTTTGACCAAAAAAACCCAGAAAAAATTGGGTGGCTGACCAACAACATCAACAAACTTTCTTCAACAAAAGACGACGGACGATTCGCAACAAAGGAAAAACCAAACCGAAAACCCACGTTTTCATGAGTATTTTAGTTGCGGGAAAATATTTTAAGTTACTTTTTTGCTTTTGTCGCTGTCAGTATGGCAATTTCCAGCCATTTGTATTGGCAGTCAACGTGGGTGAATCCAATTTGACGTAACCAATCCAGTTGGGTACAAACGTCCAAGAGTTTATTTGAGGGATCGTCTGTTTCAGGGGTTAAACCTACTGCAGTTAAGAATTTTTGATGCAACTCTTCAGTTGCAGAGGCAACATGTTCCATGTTCAAAAAAACTCCATTGGGCTTGAGGATTTCAAAAATTTCTGTGTAAAGCTCCTTTTTACGCGGATGAACCACGTGGTGAATCGCTAAACCTGAAATAACTAAATCAAAGTTTTCCCAACGGTTCTTCGGCAAGGGCTCGTTTAGGTCGTGCTTTATTACTTCAACTGACTTGTTGTTTTCGAACCTTTTTTGAGCTCGCTTTAACATGTGATCAGAAAAATCTAAGGCCACACCTTTAGCGTTGGGGTTTTTTTGCAAAACAAGCCAGAGCAACCTGCCATCCCCGGTGCCTAAATCTAAGACATGGTTTACGTTGGATGGGACCTCTTCCAACAGCATTTTAATTAGTTCGTTTTTTTGGGGCACATTATCTGCCATCTTTTCTAGGTAATCCTTGACATGTTTTTCTTCAGTCCATTTATTGATGTCTGCTGAATTGCTGTTTTGCATTGAAATTCCCCTTTTTTCCTTTAAACTGGAGATTCGCTTGCTTAAAATAATGTATGTTTATGTGGTTTCTGTATAGAAACCAGATCCTACTAGATATTTTTGGTCTTCATAAACTGCAAGCTTGATGAACGTTTTTTTGCTTGAGGGCTCTGTTTCGTTGGGTTTAGGCCACTGGTAATCTATCCAGCCTTCTCCGTCGTTGCTTAAGGCTACGTCAATAAATATTTGTCCAATTGGTTTTCCATTAAAATCAGTTAACAACGTCATATTTTGTCCTTCTCCAGTCACGTCAGGAGGATAAACACGCCGAATCCCATCAGTTTGCCAAACAAAAATATACTCATCACCCTCTAACCATTTGGAACCTTGCTCTCGAAAATCCGGAAATGCAGATTCACCCTTTTCTTCAATAAGAGCAACAGCTTCAGTTACCAGCTGTTTTGTTGATTTTTCCATGTTCTCTGAGAAAATTCCGTTAACATAAAAAGCCAAAGGAACCGCAATTAGTACAACAATGACAATAACTAAACCTAGTTTTTTTGTGTTCAAAATTTCTGCCCCAATTTTAGTTATGATGTCTTCTGTTTAGACATATTTTAGTCTTGGCGTGTTTTTTGGTTTGTATCAAAAGGTACATATTAGATTTATTGTATTGTGTGCACAGTGAAACTAAACAATGTTCTTTGAACAGAATCTGACAAACTTGAACAAACTGGTAGCACCCCACAATTTACACTTTGAAAAACGGGGAAGCAGGCTCATTTTAATCGAAGAAGTTCCCAGGATTTTAAACAGTTTATCCAATCTGAAAGAACAACTCAAACAAAAATACAGTTTACGCTTTGATTGGAACCAAAAAGTCTGGTACATCGGACACGACGGAATCAAACGCTTATCCGAACGCAAAATGAAATGCCAACCCTCCCGGTCATCTGATGCCCTCAAGCAAAAATTGTCAGATTATGTCGGCCAGATAAGCGACCCACAACTGCGCAGCAACGTAGAACAGTTGTTGTCAGATTTTCCGTACTATTTTGATTGCCCCGGAGCCAAACGATTTCATCACGCATACAAGCATGGGCTTTTGGAACACACAGTCCAGATAATTGAGTTGTGTTTTGGCATGATAAACACCTTTGACGACGGTATACGAATTGACCCCGATTTAGTTATTGTAGGCGCCATACTGCATGACGTGGGCAAAATCAACTGCTACCAGTTCGTGGAAGGCGCCATCGATACCACGCCCCTTATCGCAGAACACGACCACATCGTAAACGGCATCAAACTTGCCAGCCAATACATAACTGCCCCCCAACTAGACAAACTAATCCACATCATCGCCAGCCACCACAAAGAAAAAAACTACGGCTCCCCAGTAACCCCAATTACAAACGAAGCTTGGCTAATCAACACCGCAGACGACTTATCATCAAAAATAATGGGCTAACAGTCGTTTCTGCTTGTTGTTTACTTCTTTTCTTTGTTTTGTTTGTAGATGAATAATTTTATATGTAAAATAAGCAAACATTCCCTTAACATTTTGT comes from Candidatus Bathyarchaeum sp. and encodes:
- a CDS encoding cold shock domain-containing protein is translated as MVKGTVAKWIDRKGFGFIKGEDGKDIFVHNSEIEGKNSLIEGEKVEFEVTAGDKGPRAVKVKPVSE
- the tsaA gene encoding tRNA (N6-threonylcarbamoyladenosine(37)-N6)-methyltransferase TrmO, which encodes MDQIVYNPIGVVYSPFNEPKDVPIQSAAAKGVKGTIQIHQQYINGLQDLDGFSHLILIYHFHLAKPYSSLVTPFLDKKQHGLFSTRAPSRPNPIGISVVRLDKIEKNVLHIQDVDIINQTPLLDIKPYVPAFDQKNPEKIGWLTNNINKLSSTKDDGRFATKEKPNRKPTFS
- a CDS encoding class I SAM-dependent methyltransferase, producing the protein MQNSNSADINKWTEEKHVKDYLEKMADNVPQKNELIKMLLEEVPSNVNHVLDLGTGDGRLLWLVLQKNPNAKGVALDFSDHMLKRAQKRFENNKSVEVIKHDLNEPLPKNRWENFDLVISGLAIHHVVHPRKKELYTEIFEILKPNGVFLNMEHVASATEELHQKFLTAVGLTPETDDPSNKLLDVCTQLDWLRQIGFTHVDCQYKWLEIAILTATKAKK
- a CDS encoding cache domain-containing protein, yielding MNTKKLGLVIVIVVLIAVPLAFYVNGIFSENMEKSTKQLVTEAVALIEEKGESAFPDFREQGSKWLEGDEYIFVWQTDGIRRVYPPDVTGEGQNMTLLTDFNGKPIGQIFIDVALSNDGEGWIDYQWPKPNETEPSSKKTFIKLAVYEDQKYLVGSGFYTETT
- a CDS encoding HD domain-containing protein, with amino-acid sequence MNKLVAPHNLHFEKRGSRLILIEEVPRILNSLSNLKEQLKQKYSLRFDWNQKVWYIGHDGIKRLSERKMKCQPSRSSDALKQKLSDYVGQISDPQLRSNVEQLLSDFPYYFDCPGAKRFHHAYKHGLLEHTVQIIELCFGMINTFDDGIRIDPDLVIVGAILHDVGKINCYQFVEGAIDTTPLIAEHDHIVNGIKLASQYITAPQLDKLIHIIASHHKEKNYGSPVTPITNEAWLINTADDLSSKIMG